The sequence TAAGTTTTTTAGGGTTTGATTCTATTGTAGGCCATTTTTCGTAGGGGCAAACCCTCTGTGGTTGCCCTCGTTAGGGCAGGCACGGTGGCCTGCCCCTACAGCGGCCGACGTTAGAACCAATCCCGTTTTTTACATGTGATGACCTGCGGAGTAATCATGATTTATTGAAATTTAAACTTATTTAATATGAAAACTTAGAACGGTTCAAAATACTAAAAGCTTGTTTATAATATAGATGAATCGGCTGCAATCTCATGAAAATGGCCCCAATTCCTTCAAGTTTTTGATCAATATTCCGATTATTAATAAAAAGTTTGAGAAAATTGGTTCCCATTCTCATGAGATTTTGCTTTGATCCCCTAAATTTAAACAGACTATAAATAGGGTATATAACTTTTATATTAGAAGGACTTTTATATGTCATTCCGGCAGATGTTTCTCAAAATCGTTTCGTTCAAAATGGTTTTTATTTTATTTATTTTTTACGCCTGTAATTCACAAGATCATAATGAACCTGAAAAGAAAAAAGAGATGCTGATTTTTTGCGGTATTACAATGATTAAACCCATACTTGAAATTGCTGAAATCATTGAAGCCGATGAAGATATTGATATTGTCATTACAAAAGGCGGGTCCGGAAACCTGATGAAGTCAATGCTCTACTCAAAAACAGGAGACCTTTATCTGCCCGGCTCAGATAAATATTATCAGATGCTTGATAACGACCATCCCGGAGTCATCCTGGAAAAAGTTTTAGTGGGATATAACAAAGCCGCCATGATGGTTCAGAAAGGAAACCCGCTTGGTATTACGGGGGACTTAAATGAGCTTACCCAAAAAGAATTTGCCGTTGTGATCGGCAATCCCGGCAGCGGCAGTATTG comes from uncultured Desulfobacter sp. and encodes:
- a CDS encoding substrate-binding domain-containing protein; protein product: MSFRQMFLKIVSFKMVFILFIFYACNSQDHNEPEKKKEMLIFCGITMIKPILEIAEIIEADEDIDIVITKGGSGNLMKSMLYSKTGDLYLPGSDKYYQMLDNDHPGVILEKVLVGYNKAAMMVQKGNPLGITGDLNELTQKEFAVVIGNPGSGSIGKETQSILEKKGIYDTVLKNSMKLTTDSKDLVKLLINKEADIVINWYAVSRWDENKDYMDAIEINPEFAKEKKLVLGLLKYSQNKETARKFMALASSKKGQAIFKKHGFHFD